One stretch of Halobiforma lacisalsi AJ5 DNA includes these proteins:
- a CDS encoding ADP-ribosylglycohydrolase family protein, with protein MDLDRARGVLVGLACGDALGRPVEFDTASTITAEHGELDEMVGYGTWNQSAGTITDDTEQALRIARSLVEQQEFDPADIADRFVAWYESDPFDIGRMTLRSLSCLENGAAWDEAGQQVWEDSPEGSNAGNGSVMRCPPLAIPYATDWERLVDVSRQSSQITHADPRCTYGCAVLNLTVAGLLEDVDTPLQDALDYVADDAPNELVTALEPLADGTSPGTLETSGYVVHSLQTALHDGLLATSAEEAIVTAVNRGGDTDTIGAIAGAVAGARFGASQLPDRWIDAIAETDELESLAVDLIEVV; from the coding sequence ATGGATCTTGATCGTGCCCGCGGTGTTCTGGTAGGGTTAGCGTGTGGGGATGCGCTTGGACGACCGGTCGAGTTCGACACAGCGTCTACGATCACTGCTGAGCACGGAGAACTCGACGAGATGGTCGGGTACGGAACGTGGAATCAATCGGCAGGAACGATTACTGACGACACTGAGCAGGCACTCCGTATTGCGCGGAGTCTCGTCGAGCAACAGGAGTTTGATCCGGCTGATATCGCGGATCGGTTCGTCGCATGGTACGAGAGCGATCCGTTCGACATTGGGCGGATGACGCTCCGTTCGCTCAGTTGTCTCGAGAACGGAGCAGCGTGGGACGAAGCAGGACAACAGGTCTGGGAGGACAGTCCGGAAGGGTCAAACGCTGGGAACGGGAGTGTAATGCGGTGTCCGCCGCTTGCTATCCCCTACGCGACCGATTGGGAGCGGCTGGTGGACGTGAGCCGCCAGTCCTCCCAGATTACGCATGCGGATCCGCGGTGTACGTACGGGTGTGCCGTGCTCAATCTCACGGTGGCTGGGTTGCTCGAAGACGTCGACACGCCGCTGCAGGACGCCCTTGATTACGTCGCAGACGATGCTCCGAACGAGCTCGTGACCGCACTCGAGCCCCTCGCCGACGGAACCTCGCCAGGAACGCTCGAAACGTCCGGGTACGTCGTCCACTCGCTACAAACGGCCCTCCACGACGGACTACTCGCCACCAGTGCTGAAGAAGCGATTGTGACCGCAGTTAATCGTGGCGGGGACACTGATACGATCGGAGCGATTGCGGGCGCAGTTGCTGGTGCGCGGTTCGGTGCGTCACAGCTTCCGGATCGTTGGATTGACGCCATCGCTGAAACAGACGAACTCGAGTCACTGGCGGTTGATCTCATAGAGGTGGTGTGA
- a CDS encoding PD-(D/E)XK nuclease family protein → MDPTLLTGPQHARLEQRAFQRADDLAADSLGSILYITRNDARRSEIEDRWASSHKPLRLRSETLDSVVRNWYENLYGPVETLSGQLNRRLTEYALDETTAETAGALAGEPASAALADSFSSRFSLFDEAGVRTADTLETEFENSSLDDRIATATVDAYHYYRELYADHVDDWVNTRGELFHGVATADQSLSTLSPEIDVVILSGYYEFRPVERHIIERIVQEFPTIALLPLHQDGRTGVDVVASDALDVYESLDFETVSLEPKDESGRAFGAVTNALYRPDPETTAVPDGLNWRELPTPEREIRFVARELRTELANGRDPDDFAVVIPGTNAYSSTVEDTFETFDIPHVTTAASQLTRTFTGSVVHDLLRLAEPDPRAEDLTSLLANPLVDIVDNEQASTITAAARRRDTISAAPLLEATNAETNALLEDLLASLETLRTGDIEEATETFRRLLDDQFDLEAAVGDYASGAEQALEHRAYEVVDEVLTSFETLEKVSTDQSPLALFTRAFDGIPIQTSQTAAGGHVEVMGLLDARMRSFEKVFLVGLTSEHFPTTPERPAFFEEMTEAHPRFDTADERLRGRYLFATLLANVDALTITTPETGGDESAVVRSPVLDELQRVTGIEPETGVDDRIGSREDLQRHVATASDRRVAVSHAGDRGDLSPEQTKRTDRGLQCADNRATATLSEHDGLLDPETVDAVYPPSEREPYSASRIEQYVECGFKFYADNVLEIEDPDDVEVVPTALETGSYVHDVLERFYADLQDDSEASVDLTDYDRDTLADHLHTVAVEELRETDFEYDGLFYERWKAELFAGLGDEESVPFEAGVQPHDAPEQGLFATFLDNELSRAGAAAPYLFEPPFGEGLPESDSEPFSVERPDGSTVAIRGYIDRIDVNRDVEQPEITLYDYKTGYAPYMTKTTGGTTFQLPIYLLAANEVIDGDLFDQGTLSATYYQVRPPNDLKVPRGVESKFDSQTELRRFLEDVVPEWLGQIDDAIANGRFHTTLHSPRGANCRFCDYRRACDVRHHRKREFVDTAREDEVAYVPLRVRDDEDLQTVMSDD, encoded by the coding sequence ATGGATCCAACGCTCCTTACCGGTCCACAACACGCTCGTCTTGAACAACGGGCGTTTCAGCGGGCCGATGATCTCGCCGCCGATTCGCTGGGGAGTATCCTCTACATTACCCGCAACGATGCTCGTCGAAGTGAAATCGAGGACCGCTGGGCCAGTTCCCACAAACCACTCCGCCTTCGTTCCGAGACGCTCGATTCGGTCGTTCGCAACTGGTACGAAAATCTATACGGTCCCGTCGAAACGCTGTCTGGCCAGCTAAACCGCCGACTCACCGAGTACGCGCTCGACGAAACGACAGCGGAGACAGCAGGCGCTCTCGCGGGCGAGCCGGCCTCTGCCGCGCTTGCGGATTCGTTTAGTAGCCGCTTTTCACTCTTCGATGAGGCGGGCGTCAGAACTGCCGATACACTCGAGACGGAGTTCGAGAACTCATCGCTCGACGACCGGATTGCAACGGCCACCGTCGACGCCTATCACTACTACCGCGAACTGTATGCCGATCACGTCGACGACTGGGTCAATACCCGCGGTGAACTGTTCCATGGCGTCGCGACGGCAGACCAGTCGCTATCAACACTCTCACCTGAGATCGACGTCGTGATTCTCTCCGGCTATTACGAGTTCCGTCCCGTCGAACGCCACATTATCGAGCGTATCGTTCAGGAGTTCCCGACGATTGCACTGCTGCCACTCCATCAGGATGGCCGAACGGGTGTCGATGTCGTCGCGAGTGACGCCCTGGATGTCTACGAGTCGCTGGATTTCGAGACGGTGAGTCTCGAGCCAAAAGACGAGTCCGGAAGAGCGTTTGGGGCGGTCACCAACGCTCTCTATCGCCCGGATCCTGAGACGACCGCAGTTCCGGATGGGCTCAACTGGCGCGAACTGCCGACGCCGGAACGCGAAATTCGCTTCGTCGCCCGCGAACTCCGAACCGAGCTGGCGAACGGACGGGATCCAGACGACTTCGCGGTCGTTATTCCAGGCACGAATGCGTATTCGAGCACCGTCGAGGACACGTTCGAGACGTTCGATATTCCACACGTGACGACTGCCGCATCGCAGCTGACACGGACGTTCACCGGCAGCGTCGTCCACGATCTGCTGCGCCTTGCTGAGCCCGACCCACGGGCTGAAGACCTCACGTCGCTGCTAGCGAATCCCCTGGTCGATATCGTCGACAATGAGCAAGCCTCGACCATCACTGCTGCTGCTCGTCGGCGCGATACGATTTCGGCAGCACCGCTTCTCGAGGCGACCAACGCCGAGACGAACGCATTACTCGAGGATCTGTTAGCGAGCCTGGAAACGCTTCGAACGGGAGACATCGAAGAAGCAACCGAGACGTTCCGCCGACTGCTGGACGATCAGTTCGACCTCGAGGCAGCTGTCGGGGATTACGCCAGCGGTGCCGAGCAGGCACTCGAACACCGAGCCTACGAGGTCGTTGACGAGGTGCTCACCTCCTTCGAAACTCTGGAGAAAGTCAGTACCGACCAGTCCCCACTCGCGCTGTTCACTCGGGCCTTCGATGGCATCCCGATTCAAACATCGCAAACCGCTGCTGGAGGCCACGTCGAAGTGATGGGGCTGCTCGATGCTCGGATGCGATCGTTCGAGAAGGTCTTTCTCGTTGGCCTGACGAGCGAACACTTCCCGACAACGCCGGAACGACCGGCCTTTTTCGAGGAGATGACCGAGGCCCATCCCCGGTTCGACACCGCCGACGAGCGCCTCCGTGGTCGATATCTGTTCGCAACCCTGCTCGCGAACGTCGATGCGCTCACGATCACTACACCGGAGACAGGCGGTGATGAGTCTGCCGTCGTCCGCTCCCCTGTCCTCGACGAACTACAGCGTGTCACCGGGATCGAACCCGAAACCGGTGTTGACGATCGTATCGGCTCTCGAGAGGACCTCCAGCGTCACGTCGCGACTGCCTCCGACCGTCGTGTCGCAGTCAGTCATGCCGGCGACCGGGGCGATCTTTCACCCGAGCAAACGAAGCGCACTGACCGTGGCCTCCAGTGCGCGGACAACAGGGCAACGGCAACCCTTTCCGAACACGACGGCCTGCTGGACCCCGAAACGGTTGACGCGGTTTATCCACCGTCGGAGCGAGAACCCTACAGTGCGAGTCGAATCGAGCAGTACGTCGAGTGCGGGTTCAAATTCTATGCCGACAACGTTCTCGAGATCGAGGATCCTGACGACGTCGAAGTCGTGCCAACGGCTCTCGAGACCGGATCGTACGTTCACGACGTTCTCGAGCGCTTCTACGCAGACCTGCAGGATGACTCCGAAGCGAGCGTCGATCTCACCGACTACGACCGAGATACGCTTGCCGACCATCTCCACACGGTTGCCGTCGAAGAACTCCGTGAGACCGATTTCGAGTATGATGGGCTCTTCTACGAGCGCTGGAAGGCAGAACTCTTTGCGGGCCTTGGTGATGAGGAGTCCGTCCCATTCGAAGCCGGCGTACAACCCCACGATGCTCCCGAACAAGGACTATTCGCCACGTTCCTCGACAACGAACTCTCCAGGGCCGGCGCTGCTGCTCCATACCTGTTCGAGCCACCCTTCGGCGAAGGGCTTCCAGAGTCCGATAGCGAGCCGTTTTCAGTCGAACGGCCAGATGGATCGACGGTTGCGATTCGGGGCTATATCGACCGTATCGACGTGAATCGTGACGTCGAACAACCGGAGATCACGCTCTACGACTACAAGACCGGGTACGCACCATACATGACGAAAACGACTGGCGGAACGACGTTCCAGCTCCCCATCTATCTGCTCGCTGCGAACGAGGTCATCGATGGTGATCTGTTCGACCAGGGCACCCTCTCAGCGACGTACTACCAGGTGCGACCGCCGAACGATCTCAAGGTCCCCAGGGGGGTCGAATCGAAGTTCGACTCGCAAACCGAACTCCGGCGCTTCCTCGAGGATGTCGTTCCCGAGTGGCTCGGACAGATCGACGACGCAATCGCCAACGGGCGGTTCCACACGACGTTGCACTCTCCCCGAGGTGCGAACTGCCGCTTCTGTGACTACCGTCGGGCGTGTGACGTTCGCCACCATCGCAAGCGTGAGTTCGTCGACACCGCTCGCGAGGACGAGGTCGCATACGTGCCGCTCCGTGTTCGAGACGACGAGGATCTGCAGACGGTGATGAGCGATGACTGA
- a CDS encoding DUF2800 domain-containing protein, with protein sequence MPFTVSWHTLLEELEDLPDDAELVTPLSHKRFQIGDVQEHRVIIEFAETDEKRPLQREQFETLFQRIKGSDGRFNLDRLPPDGDPYPAVLSLHPRFEINEDAGVIIETAEPTTSSRVDADSTPASNDRTEPDLDVYADTLLLVDALERYDVTTPEELETETLVNLYTLLSDVQHNANDLRQTVADVLLGRLHHDRPVSGPYGTVQRTTRRNRTLKDDDEVLKTLEDAGIDRERVMGLDRSKVDDALEVTELSESDVYEVDESEYVRKADVDEEVKETRLQGLKDQLAATDGNEAEELREEIEDLEDRIDELTSFRTGAEVGD encoded by the coding sequence ATGCCGTTCACCGTCAGCTGGCACACGCTTCTCGAGGAACTCGAAGACCTCCCCGACGATGCAGAGCTCGTTACGCCGCTGTCACACAAGCGGTTTCAGATCGGCGATGTCCAAGAGCACCGTGTCATCATCGAATTCGCTGAAACCGACGAGAAACGACCACTCCAACGAGAACAGTTCGAGACACTGTTCCAGCGGATCAAAGGCAGCGACGGACGATTCAATCTCGACCGTCTTCCGCCCGATGGGGATCCATACCCTGCGGTACTCAGCCTTCACCCCCGCTTCGAGATCAACGAAGACGCCGGCGTGATCATCGAAACCGCCGAGCCGACTACCAGCTCCCGAGTTGATGCTGACTCGACTCCAGCGTCCAACGACCGTACCGAACCGGATCTGGATGTTTACGCTGATACGCTCCTCCTCGTTGATGCACTCGAGCGCTACGACGTAACGACCCCTGAAGAACTGGAGACAGAGACGCTCGTCAACCTTTATACGCTGCTGTCAGACGTCCAGCACAACGCGAACGACCTCCGCCAGACGGTCGCCGATGTGCTGCTGGGACGGCTCCATCACGATCGGCCTGTCAGCGGTCCCTACGGCACCGTTCAACGGACGACACGTCGAAATCGGACACTCAAAGACGACGACGAGGTTCTCAAGACGCTCGAAGACGCAGGCATCGATCGCGAGCGGGTGATGGGACTCGATCGCAGCAAAGTCGATGACGCCCTGGAGGTCACAGAGCTGTCCGAGTCCGATGTCTACGAGGTCGACGAAAGTGAGTACGTTCGGAAGGCCGACGTCGACGAAGAAGTAAAAGAGACGCGACTCCAGGGACTGAAAGACCAACTCGCCGCAACCGACGGTAACGAGGCCGAGGAACTTCGCGAAGAGATCGAAGATCTTGAAGATCGCATCGACGAACTCACGAGCTTCCGAACTGGCGCAGAAGTTGGGGATTGA
- a CDS encoding Cdc6/Cdc18 family protein has protein sequence MGIFDNTDPLVQDFDVLNPSIEEYTPEDLPERREQLSEIESLYQPVVTGGAPFNCFVYGPTGQGKTVAVRLKTSEVARDAREEGIDFHYVHVGCKGCDKSYHVLVQLVRELKIILEGPGVDKPKGYNQKDLFDMAMEKIEEIGGYVIIVLDEIDAIGDDQYVLYELAEATPSNAKLGLICITNDTQFRQNLDADVRSRIGSRKIQFAPYNAHHLINILSRRAVMALRDTEFVGLDERSENESLRHYFESDVLTEEVIPRVAAIAANETGDARHAIEIFQRTCELAMREQAEVITEEHVELAKQKIEQDAIRNSIESESQQRKLALLSVIKAELKDETPAETRELHSIYRTLTTQGDFNQLVQPVFREKLNDLYHSNILAKDKYGRGRGDGYTNSYELVVDLDLALETLAADETQIAEFAKMLDDYR, from the coding sequence ATGGGGATATTCGACAATACGGATCCGCTGGTTCAGGATTTTGACGTTCTGAACCCTTCGATTGAGGAGTATACGCCGGAGGACCTTCCTGAGCGTCGTGAACAACTGTCTGAGATCGAAAGCTTGTACCAGCCAGTAGTCACTGGAGGGGCTCCGTTTAACTGCTTCGTCTACGGGCCGACGGGCCAAGGGAAAACGGTAGCGGTCCGACTAAAGACCTCAGAGGTTGCCAGGGATGCCAGAGAAGAGGGGATTGACTTTCACTACGTCCACGTGGGCTGCAAAGGCTGCGATAAGTCCTACCACGTGCTAGTGCAACTGGTACGGGAATTGAAGATCATTCTCGAGGGGCCGGGAGTCGATAAGCCGAAGGGATACAACCAGAAGGATCTGTTCGACATGGCGATGGAGAAGATCGAAGAAATCGGGGGGTACGTAATCATCGTCCTCGATGAGATTGACGCGATTGGGGATGATCAATATGTTCTCTACGAACTAGCAGAGGCCACACCTTCCAATGCGAAGCTGGGGCTGATCTGCATCACGAATGACACTCAGTTTCGGCAGAACCTGGATGCAGACGTTCGCTCGAGGATCGGCAGTCGGAAAATCCAGTTTGCCCCATACAACGCACACCATCTGATCAATATCCTCTCCCGGCGTGCTGTGATGGCGCTTCGAGATACGGAGTTCGTTGGTCTCGACGAACGATCCGAGAACGAGTCGTTGCGACACTACTTCGAGAGCGATGTTCTGACAGAGGAAGTCATCCCTCGAGTTGCTGCAATCGCGGCAAACGAGACTGGGGACGCCAGACACGCTATCGAGATTTTTCAACGGACGTGCGAGCTCGCGATGAGAGAACAAGCGGAGGTCATCACGGAGGAGCATGTTGAGCTAGCCAAGCAGAAAATTGAGCAAGATGCAATTCGCAATTCAATCGAGTCAGAGTCTCAACAGCGGAAACTGGCGCTGTTGTCCGTAATCAAAGCCGAACTCAAAGATGAGACCCCCGCCGAAACTCGAGAACTCCACAGTATATACCGAACCCTCACCACTCAAGGAGACTTCAATCAACTTGTTCAACCAGTCTTCCGTGAGAAACTCAACGATCTCTATCACAGTAATATTTTGGCCAAGGATAAGTATGGACGAGGACGCGGAGATGGATATACGAACAGCTACGAACTGGTAGTTGATCTGGATTTAGCCTTAGAAACGCTGGCGGCAGATGAAACCCAAATCGCCGAGTTTGCAAAAATGCTAGACGACTATCGGTAA
- a CDS encoding UvrD-helicase domain-containing protein — translation MTEETETETETETEPIQLTEEQQDALIQDRNVAITAGAGTGKTTTLAERYVTILDENPDLTPENIVTITFTRKAAAELTERVREEVYEKLERVDSADEYHRWRDVLDDLEDGYVHTIHAFCTRLLREQAVEAPVPLGFDVVDEDEAATLQREVVTEFLEQNQDVDDVALLAQLWNRDQLIDVLASLLDERPQSEAVLAAWQDADVDDYIDVLWETVCDLDAAAARETLYDDGLLDELETIAGQVDDQTTITDEDGLQAYQTLESVVEQLPADPDASDPHDCQRVILDLYDVCEKQNGGLYSSSGYVVGDRDDWGHYSAVYDDLKDVINTVIDAVEPHAEAVETTPGALEENSAHYALALMRVFEDVLAEYTTEKERRDTLDFPDVIETTLEFLRTNENVRERLQDQFAAVMVDEFQDTDPRQWELVKLLSGVDDGTASNVFLVGDEKQSIYGFRGADVTTFGDARADLQSVNASRGVDDVPDSEAAQPTALELSGNFRTLDEPLSFLNELFDRLFQPEGDDHEPFEAPPQDLTTERDRVEDIEGLTGSVEYLAVPDDAETAETIFGPDHPVADGALDHTIEAEAQGLAARLTHLFDDPPEIQDPDTGIHREATPDDVAILLRRRTHLDRYQRALEEYDIPYTVIGGVGFYDTPEVQALTNLFRVLGDPADDVSLYGVLRSPLFGFTDNRLAPVIADADSVWDALAETGDQQLADAFDCLSTWRTLSGCATPTDDGVLSWDQLLTRVIDDTGYIASISADERGRQAVANVEKFRDQVRTWSENGVHTAAGLLHRIDRQTEFDPREGEADIPGDTEGVRILTIHSAKGLEFPIVAVPDLGSDLNFGRSVDDHGYVRLVDGTDDAPPIPAVGGPDPSDAFAIEKTAVHEYADRQSRPQERAEAKRLLYVACTRTRDHLLLCGTHDLEIDESGSVELGDPADFAEADRWRDWLQPLLLENGELLEQTLQSGRAQSQIGDASYTVRTPPRPVDWQPAESDEKALPEISIPSPPAHTPGSRVAATTLVNEVAAASETDHSYGDSDSDESTGLSPTTFGTVVHRLTELRPPRDDWTGLIRRLSQMAGEEPTEADLQDAVEHAADAVEFVDRIEAESSLEATYDEYSVVARIDGTRIVGDIDRLLVTPDAYHIIDYKTNDLSSTTSTELAEHYRPQMLAYALALFQHDPDRDVRASLRFTDAGIEERFEWDTGEYAKVESKLRSMTELLS, via the coding sequence ATGACTGAGGAAACCGAGACCGAGACCGAGACCGAGACCGAACCGATCCAGCTAACGGAGGAACAGCAGGACGCACTGATTCAGGACCGAAACGTCGCGATCACTGCCGGTGCCGGCACTGGCAAGACGACGACGCTGGCCGAACGGTATGTGACGATACTCGATGAGAATCCCGATCTCACACCCGAGAATATCGTCACGATCACGTTCACCCGCAAAGCAGCCGCGGAACTGACCGAGCGCGTCCGAGAGGAGGTGTACGAGAAACTCGAACGTGTCGACTCGGCTGACGAGTATCACCGCTGGCGAGACGTGCTTGATGATCTCGAGGACGGGTACGTTCACACGATTCATGCGTTTTGTACACGCCTGTTGCGAGAACAGGCCGTCGAAGCCCCGGTTCCGCTCGGGTTCGACGTCGTCGATGAAGACGAAGCTGCAACTCTTCAACGAGAGGTCGTGACCGAGTTCCTCGAACAGAACCAAGACGTCGACGATGTTGCACTCCTCGCCCAACTGTGGAATCGTGACCAACTGATCGACGTTCTCGCGTCGTTGCTCGATGAGCGCCCACAGAGCGAGGCCGTGCTGGCGGCCTGGCAGGATGCCGATGTCGATGACTACATCGACGTGCTCTGGGAGACCGTCTGTGACCTGGACGCTGCAGCCGCTCGCGAAACCCTCTACGATGACGGGCTCTTAGACGAGTTGGAAACGATTGCTGGTCAGGTCGACGACCAGACGACGATCACGGACGAGGATGGACTCCAGGCCTACCAGACGCTCGAGAGCGTCGTCGAACAGCTTCCCGCGGATCCAGACGCGAGTGATCCGCATGACTGCCAACGAGTCATCCTCGACCTCTACGACGTCTGTGAAAAGCAAAACGGCGGCCTGTACAGCAGCTCCGGCTACGTCGTCGGCGACAGAGACGACTGGGGCCACTACAGCGCCGTCTACGATGACCTGAAAGACGTCATCAATACTGTTATCGACGCGGTCGAGCCGCATGCAGAAGCGGTCGAAACCACGCCCGGTGCCCTCGAGGAGAATAGCGCCCATTATGCACTCGCGTTGATGCGAGTATTCGAGGATGTTCTGGCGGAGTACACCACGGAAAAGGAGCGTCGAGACACACTCGATTTCCCCGACGTAATCGAGACCACCTTGGAATTCCTTCGCACCAATGAGAACGTCCGAGAGCGACTCCAAGACCAGTTTGCCGCCGTAATGGTCGACGAGTTTCAGGACACAGATCCTCGACAGTGGGAGCTGGTGAAACTCCTCAGCGGCGTCGACGACGGAACCGCATCAAACGTCTTCCTCGTCGGCGACGAAAAACAGAGCATCTACGGCTTCCGCGGGGCAGACGTCACAACCTTCGGTGATGCACGGGCCGATCTCCAGTCGGTCAATGCCTCGCGTGGCGTCGATGACGTGCCCGATAGCGAAGCGGCGCAACCGACTGCGCTCGAACTCTCGGGGAACTTCCGGACATTAGACGAGCCGCTGTCGTTCCTCAACGAACTCTTCGACCGTCTCTTCCAGCCGGAAGGCGACGATCACGAACCGTTCGAAGCGCCGCCACAGGACCTGACGACGGAGCGTGATCGCGTCGAGGATATCGAGGGGCTGACGGGAAGCGTCGAATATCTCGCCGTTCCAGACGATGCAGAGACTGCGGAAACGATCTTTGGTCCGGACCATCCCGTTGCAGACGGGGCACTGGATCACACGATCGAAGCCGAAGCGCAGGGGCTTGCCGCCCGGTTGACGCACCTCTTTGATGACCCACCGGAGATCCAGGATCCTGACACGGGTATCCACCGGGAGGCGACACCTGACGATGTTGCAATCCTCCTTCGCCGGCGGACGCACCTGGATCGGTATCAACGGGCGCTCGAAGAGTACGATATTCCATACACTGTCATCGGCGGCGTCGGATTCTACGATACGCCCGAGGTGCAGGCGCTGACGAATCTCTTCCGAGTCCTCGGTGACCCAGCAGACGATGTCTCACTTTACGGTGTGCTTCGATCGCCGTTGTTCGGATTCACTGATAACCGCCTTGCCCCTGTGATCGCTGACGCCGACTCGGTCTGGGATGCACTCGCCGAAACGGGCGACCAACAGCTTGCGGATGCGTTCGACTGTCTGTCGACGTGGCGGACACTCAGTGGCTGTGCGACGCCGACTGATGACGGCGTGCTCTCGTGGGACCAACTGCTGACTCGTGTGATCGACGACACGGGATATATAGCCAGCATTAGTGCCGACGAACGCGGTCGGCAGGCCGTTGCGAACGTCGAGAAGTTCCGAGATCAGGTCCGCACTTGGAGCGAGAACGGCGTCCACACGGCAGCCGGCCTGCTCCACCGGATCGACCGCCAGACCGAATTCGACCCGCGCGAAGGGGAGGCAGATATTCCGGGTGACACCGAAGGCGTGCGGATACTGACGATCCACTCCGCTAAGGGCCTCGAGTTCCCAATCGTTGCCGTACCAGACCTGGGTAGCGATCTCAACTTCGGGCGCTCCGTCGACGACCACGGATACGTCCGGCTCGTCGACGGTACCGACGATGCACCGCCGATTCCAGCAGTTGGTGGTCCCGATCCGAGCGACGCCTTCGCGATCGAAAAGACAGCCGTGCACGAGTACGCCGATCGCCAATCACGACCCCAGGAACGAGCCGAGGCAAAGCGACTCCTCTACGTCGCCTGTACGCGGACACGGGACCACCTGCTCCTCTGTGGTACCCACGATCTCGAAATCGATGAATCAGGGAGTGTCGAACTCGGTGACCCAGCCGACTTTGCTGAGGCCGATCGATGGCGGGACTGGCTCCAGCCGCTCCTCCTTGAGAACGGTGAGTTACTCGAACAGACGCTCCAAAGTGGGCGGGCACAGAGTCAGATTGGTGACGCGAGCTACACCGTGCGTACTCCACCCCGTCCTGTAGACTGGCAACCTGCTGAATCGGACGAGAAAGCGTTGCCAGAGATATCCATTCCGTCACCACCTGCCCACACACCGGGGTCTCGAGTCGCTGCGACAACGCTCGTGAACGAGGTTGCAGCAGCTTCAGAAACAGACCACAGCTACGGCGACAGCGATAGCGACGAGTCGACAGGCCTGAGCCCGACTACCTTTGGAACGGTTGTTCACCGTCTTACCGAACTGCGTCCACCGAGAGATGACTGGACGGGGCTAATTCGCCGGCTGAGCCAAATGGCTGGTGAAGAGCCTACGGAAGCGGACCTCCAGGATGCCGTCGAACACGCCGCTGATGCAGTCGAATTTGTGGATCGGATCGAAGCTGAGAGCTCACTCGAGGCGACGTACGACGAATACTCGGTCGTTGCTCGGATCGACGGAACACGGATCGTCGGTGATATTGATCGACTGCTCGTCACCCCCGATGCTTACCATATCATCGACTACAAAACGAACGACCTTTCGTCGACAACGTCAACCGAACTTGCAGAGCACTATCGTCCCCAGATGCTCGCATACGCATTGGCTCTGTTTCAACATGATCCCGACCGTGATGTTCGGGCGTCACTCCGGTTCACCGATGCCGGTATCGAAGAACGGTTCGAATGGGATACGGGAGAGTACGCTAAAGTCGAGTCAAAGCTCCGGTCCATGACAGAGCTACTGTCCTGA